From the genome of Deltaproteobacteria bacterium:
ACGCCGCCGGACTTCGACGTCGAGCTTCAGGACGAGAACGTCAGGCCGCTGAAATTCGATACCGACGCCGACGTGGTCGCGATTGCCTGCTGGAGCATCCAGTACGGCCGCGCCCGGCATATCGCGGAAGCGTTTCGGAAGCGCGGGAAGATGGTGGTGGCGGGCGGTCCGTACCCCTCCCTGTGTCCCGAGCGCTTCACCGACGGGCTGTTCGACGTGGTCTTCGACGGCGAAGTGGAGATCACCTGGCCGCAGTTCTGCGACGACCTCCGGACCGGCACTTGCAAGCCACTCTACAAGCAGGAGGGCAACGTCGACATTTCGCTCTCGCCGGTGCCGCGGGTGGACCTGGCTTCCCGTGAAGACTACCTCTACTACTTCCTGCAGACCACTCGGGGCTGTCCCTTCAAGTGCGAGTTCTGCGACATCATCATTACCGACGGACGGGTGCCGCGCACCAAGAGCGTGGAGCAGGTGCTGGCGGAGATCCGGGCGGTGGAGTCCGTCGGCGGCATACACATCAGTTTCTCGGACGCCAACCTCATCGGCAACATGCGCTACGCCGAGGAGTTGCTCACCGCGGTGGCGGAGTACGGCCGTGAAAACAACTACCCGATCAACTTTTCTGCCGAGATGACCATCAACGTGGCGGAGAAGCCCAGGCTGCTCCAGTTGCTGCACGACGCCAACTTCACGAGCATGTTCCTCGGCATCGAGTCGCCGCGGGTGGCGAGCCTCAACGAGACCCAGAAGCGGCAGAACACCACCTCGCCGCTGATGGAGAGCATCCGCAAGATCCAGTCCCACAACATGGCGATCCTGGCGGGCATGATCGTCGGCTTCGACAACGACGACACGGACATCTTCAAGGAGCAGTTCGATTTTCTCCAGGAGGCCGGCATCGCCTTTACCACCAGCGGCGTGCTGACGGCCATCGAGAAGACGCCCCTTTACGAGCGCCTGGAGAAGGAAGGCCGGCTGATCCCCTACGACTCCGCGCAGATGAAGGGGCACGGCTCCGCCGACCTGAACTTCGTTCCCAAGCTGATGACCGTCGAGCAGGTCCAGCAGGGCTACAACTGGCTGATCCGGAGCCTCTACAAGTACGAAAACTACGGCGCGCGGCTGGCCACCGGGGTGAGGGCATTCCGGCCGGAGTACGTGCGCCGGGGCCGGGGAAGCAAGATCAATCGGGAGGTCCTCGGGATCCTGACCAACACTTTCC
Proteins encoded in this window:
- a CDS encoding DUF4070 domain-containing protein; translation: MKILFVNPRFPNSLWRLTGITDILPQRCAQTPLGILTVAALTPPDFDVELQDENVRPLKFDTDADVVAIACWSIQYGRARHIAEAFRKRGKMVVAGGPYPSLCPERFTDGLFDVVFDGEVEITWPQFCDDLRTGTCKPLYKQEGNVDISLSPVPRVDLASREDYLYYFLQTTRGCPFKCEFCDIIITDGRVPRTKSVEQVLAEIRAVESVGGIHISFSDANLIGNMRYAEELLTAVAEYGRENNYPINFSAEMTINVAEKPRLLQLLHDANFTSMFLGIESPRVASLNETQKRQNTTSPLMESIRKIQSHNMAILAGMIVGFDNDDTDIFKEQFDFLQEAGIAFTTSGVLTAIEKTPLYERLEKEGRLIPYDSAQMKGHGSADLNFVPKLMTVEQVQQGYNWLIRSLYKYENYGARLATGVRAFRPEYVRRGRGSKINREVLGILTNTFRHYIFTTDSVRRRFFLKTLRQIMWPHPSFEKLDYAISYMISEKHFHDYVDKAHGDPETVAGGPFVESATVEQTWGELSKEYLRKLKREVYPGAMRWVWMRRRLRHAVAVPEAFLKDQVGQRLSHFLSDLGIDVVPVASAALSRIQDKADVLVLPILNKMLKGREELQQAVEHLTEESQKEIKRFRKVIHFPMDQGDGAALEAFARLGLLYTGRVERVQRAYVRAFQ